One genomic segment of Halococcus sediminicola includes these proteins:
- a CDS encoding dodecin, which yields MTYKKVNLIGTSPESFEDAVDSAAQRATDTLDNVHWIEVEGLSVEVATEDGHEYQAEVKVSFEVEE from the coding sequence ATGACGTACAAGAAAGTCAATTTGATCGGAACTAGCCCGGAAAGCTTCGAAGATGCGGTTGATAGCGCTGCTCAACGGGCAACCGATACTCTCGACAACGTTCACTGGATCGAAGTCGAAGGACTGAGTGTCGAGGTGGCCACTGAAGATGGCCACGAATACCAAGCCGAGGTCAAGGTCTCTTTCGAAGTCGAAGAATAG